From one Luteolibacter sp. Y139 genomic stretch:
- a CDS encoding redox-sensing transcriptional repressor Rex, producing MEKIDIPKKAIYRLSIYHRCLQRLHDNGQETVSSTALAKAAGVKPAQLRKDLAYFGQFGTRGLGYPVDTLASMIRDLLGRERLQPVVLVGAGNLGSALLHYQGFQKEGFEVVCAFDADPEGAVRRGVAIPVKSDQEIESFVHSEGVKLAILCVPAGFAQAVANRLVAAGIQGILNFSPVVLEVPEEVVVNNVDLALELEHLSFFVR from the coding sequence CCAGCGTCTGCATGACAACGGCCAGGAAACGGTGAGCTCCACCGCGCTTGCCAAGGCCGCCGGTGTGAAGCCGGCCCAGCTCCGCAAGGATCTCGCCTACTTCGGGCAATTCGGCACCCGCGGGCTCGGTTATCCGGTCGATACCCTGGCGTCCATGATCCGCGACCTGCTCGGTCGCGAGCGTCTCCAGCCGGTGGTGCTGGTCGGTGCGGGTAATCTCGGTTCCGCGCTTCTCCACTACCAAGGCTTCCAGAAGGAGGGTTTCGAAGTGGTCTGTGCTTTCGATGCCGATCCGGAAGGTGCCGTGCGGCGTGGCGTCGCCATCCCGGTGAAATCGGATCAGGAAATCGAGAGTTTCGTTCACTCGGAGGGCGTGAAACTCGCCATCCTCTGCGTCCCGGCAGGCTTCGCCCAAGCGGTCGCCAATCGCCTGGTCGCGGCGGGCATCCAAGGGATCCTGAATTTCTCCCCGGTGGTCCTCGAGGTGCCGGAGGAAGTCGTGGTCAACAACGTGGACCTCGCACTTGAGCTGGAGCACCTCAGCTTCTTCGTGCGTTGA
- a CDS encoding RNA polymerase sigma factor: MKPTFSQDNPEPLVPTCGTPSRDAAEGMVETREEFVERALAEYESPLVGYAYGFVHDLERARDIVQDTFIRLCQQDVAKVKDGLKTWLFTVCRNRALDVLRKESRVSPLDDDQLKRRPAEAFSPDESLEHSERIAAVMRYLDRLSENQRTVILMKFRDGLSYNEICETTGLSSGNVGFLIHAGLKRLRELLPSEFLER, from the coding sequence ATGAAGCCGACTTTTTCCCAAGATAATCCGGAGCCGCTCGTTCCTACCTGTGGCACGCCGTCGCGCGATGCCGCAGAGGGCATGGTGGAAACCCGGGAAGAATTCGTCGAACGCGCGCTGGCCGAGTATGAGTCGCCGCTGGTCGGCTATGCCTACGGGTTCGTCCATGACCTCGAACGCGCGCGCGATATCGTCCAGGACACTTTCATCCGCCTCTGCCAGCAGGACGTGGCCAAGGTGAAGGATGGTCTCAAGACTTGGCTATTCACCGTCTGCCGGAATCGGGCGCTCGATGTCCTCCGCAAGGAGTCCCGCGTCTCTCCCTTAGACGATGACCAGCTCAAGCGCCGTCCCGCGGAAGCTTTTTCACCGGATGAGTCACTCGAACACTCCGAGCGGATCGCCGCGGTGATGCGCTACCTCGACCGACTTTCCGAAAACCAGCGCACCGTCATCCTGATGAAATTCCGTGACGGGCTCAGTTACAATGAAATCTGCGAGACCACCGGTCTCAGCAGCGGCAATGTTGGCTTCCTGATCCACGCGGGCCTCAAGCGGCTGCGCGAACTCCTTCCCTCTGAATTCCTCGAACGATGA
- a CDS encoding deoxycytidylate deaminase, translating to MSRLSIPEYAMALAHVASMRSEDPYRKVGAAALDFDNRVIGTAYNGLAPGFNAPADFWDDREGRQKFMLHAEVNLCSLFRRGEAKIVATTTMPCTACMQTLCAYGIKEIYYRDIYQASDAPEIARLYGVKLERVEFTPFEGMAEPV from the coding sequence GTGTCCCGCCTCAGCATTCCCGAATACGCGATGGCGTTGGCCCACGTGGCCAGCATGCGCTCGGAAGATCCCTACCGGAAGGTAGGGGCTGCGGCGCTCGACTTCGACAACCGGGTGATCGGCACCGCTTACAACGGGCTCGCCCCGGGCTTCAATGCGCCGGCGGACTTCTGGGATGATCGCGAGGGGCGGCAGAAATTCATGCTGCACGCCGAGGTCAACCTCTGCAGCCTCTTCCGCCGGGGCGAGGCCAAGATCGTGGCGACCACCACCATGCCGTGCACGGCATGCATGCAGACGCTCTGCGCCTACGGCATCAAGGAGATCTACTACCGGGACATCTATCAGGCCTCCGACGCGCCGGAGATCGCACGTCTCTACGGCGTGAAGCTCGAGCGGGTCGAGTTCACGCCATTCGAAGGCATGGCCGAGCCGGTCTAG